GATAATACTACAAAAAACTATGCCATTGACGTCAACGAGAAATCGTCCATACACAACGATACTCTCAGAATCTGACCTATGTTTCcttattatagagttatctgtcGTCGTAGGTAGGTATATTGAATGCGGTTGGAGATATGTATTTTACTGTAGCGTAATATGTGTAACGTCACATTTCTTAGTCAATATGACGTAATTTTCGTTCTCTACCCACCAAAGCTGATAACGCAAAGATGTCATACAACATCGCACCCAATATCTCCCAGAGTTCATTGAGGTCCATGAATTATATTTccgcaatgaaccctgggagCGATAGTAACGCCGGAAGTATAACTTACCACATCCGGGATAGATCCGGGGGATGCAGTACATGAAGCCATCAAAGCACCGACATAGGTCACAGTCCGACCGGATGAAATGGCCACTCTTTAATTCTCCACAGCTACGGTTCTTGTACTCATACTGGCAGTAACGACCATAAAAATTCCTGTCAggagaaaaacaataaaatcatattaatttGATGTGTGTAAAAGGTATAATATGATTGCAATTAATAGATACGTTTGAAATTTGTCACCTTTTGGGTACCGCCAcacattaattttctttttgtcTTTGCACGTTACGAAATAAGATTGCAACTTTCACAACTTTCTTGCTATTTGTCAAAAGTCATATTTGGAATGTTGGTATCAAGGTGTAAGTTGATCTTTTCTATATCAAATCGGTATTTCTGTTTTAAGGAATCGTAGGTTAATATAGTATAAAATTTAGTCTTAACCGAGTTAATTTGCACTTTTCCCAAAAGTTGAGTTTCTCAGGGTGGTGCTCTAAGACCATTGGTCTTTTTTTACGTGATTATCAAATAATTCCATTGCCATTTTAAAACATTCATCACTCAAATTTTCTTGATTTGTTCCGCCAGACGTTGTGGCGGAAACCTTGTCCAATGAACAAGACTGTTGGAACAAACAccaaatgttttaatttgaatttcataGGTGCAGCATCTGATCTATTCTGTTGTTAATTGATGCGCAAATTCCTGAATATTTATTAGAACCGCAACAACCgcctatgtatatatatacccagAGGTAGATAAAATCTAATCGTCTATGTGATTTACACATGGACCAAGGATgttatattaataccattttataCTTACTGAACTTTTGGCGCTTTTATTTATCGGGTTTTCATTGGGCGCTCAAAAAATACccgaaatattttatataaacatgtatacggATATCTTCAAATACACACATTCTAACTAGTTTACGGACCAATGGATGGATCATTACTACTTACATAGATAAGAACGACACTTACTTGGGACAGTGACAAAAACTGTTCAATATACACCGACCACCGTTTCTGCAGCAGTTTTTGACTTTCGCGTGTGATGTTTCTGCAActgttaaaaaacaaaacatattcagTACAAACACAGTGTTCAGTTTACATACATATAGAAAATCAAcgtttttcaaaagtaaaactTCGGTATATATTTGTTAAGTAGTATCTCTGCGCTCTCGTCACTTTTTTCTGGAGTTTTTGGGTGATTGATTTACTTTTTTAATGTGTCGTCCTATTCCGTAGAAATATAGAGAAAAGGAGAAAAACAATCATTTAAGGACATAATGGGCTTTAGTGGTGGGTGAAAGTCCTCGAGGAAAAATCACCGCCTTACGACATGCACATTGTAACTGTCCGACGTGAGCTCCGGCTTCCCGTGAGGGAGAGGCTGAAGAAAATCTTTGATATCATCAAATGTAATGGGTAAAAACATAGACGTCGAACTTACTATCATTATGAGCTGTTCCTGGGGAGGGACTGGGGTGTTAGATTGTCGGACACGCAAACCACTAGGCCAGCGGCTTGGGGTGGGTTGGGTTGGGGGGGTGGGGTGCGGGGAATGGAGGGGGAAGCTTTCCATCGACTTCTAacaattagttttaaaatacGTGTCTGTAATGTCAGGGACGCGTATCTCCGCGTTTCCCTCTCCGGACAACCGAGGAATGGTTCGGTATTTAGATGATAAGTCCCCGGCCTACTGTTTGATTACCCGTTCCGGATTTACTTTGATGTCCGGGTCGTTAAGTGGATTATGTAGACTCAACAGCTTACGTTAATGTCCGTACTTAACACGAGTGTTTGTAAACTTGGCTTTCACACgcagataaaatatatttattaccataatggtgatttttttttattttgattgacattaatttaaattttttctCTTGAATGCAGTTTAGACATGACATCATTAATCAACGACATATGTTAATTACAGAcataatgtgttttttaataCACCCTTACATTATTTGAAGATTTGCATTTGCTTAGAATGTGAATTGTAAATCCCTATACAAAAATCAAACACTCATTTAATTACACCCTAATATAGTTTGGATTATGTCGGGAATATATCATATAAGATATTTCACATATTCATTTCGCGATGATCCATGTGGGACTGATTGTAATCTATACATACCGTTTTCGACCAGCGACGGACCTTTCACTATAACGTTGTCTTGTGAATGGGGCGAGTTGACTTCGTTAAGGTGCTTCGCTCGTCCATGTTGTCTTGTTTTCGTAGAAACTCTGTTTTTATGGGTACCTGAAAAAGGAtatgtcaaaatatgaaataaatcgAGATTTGGCCATTCCaggatttattatttatttgataattgtaaaaaataaaagatagtAAAAGTCAACAAATATTACCAAAGATGCATTATCATAATTCTAAACATTCAGACATTAATTTATAGAAAGTGCTTTTGCCCGTCGTAATGAAAACGTTTCTTTTTTAGACGACAATTAAGTTAAATTTTTGGAGAAAAATCTGCGTTGACTTCAAAACGTTATTTAGGCATTTAAGAATTTAAGATGAATACTGGGCGAAAAAGTCGCAAAAAAGCAACAATTTGATTACAGAAACCCCGTTTATTATAGATAAACGTTGATAAACAATGCAAGACGCCAAGAGTAAAACATTTCCATTTTTATGTTACTAATCGTATTGTTTCAGCTACCGCGTGTATCAACACTTTGGACTGCGTGCATCTTTTACTGCGGTTTTTATACAATCCTAAAACTTTCAGTGTAAAAGTGATGTATATCCATTTATTTCCTTAtgattgtttgtgttaattgttatatttttatagaAATTCCAAGTTGagattaaaacaagaaaatccATGTTCAGCTATAAACACCGGGATCAACATCGGTAACGTACATAGTGTATAGAATAACGCGTGTTGTGTTCGAGTGCTGTATACGTACCATACACAACAAGCCTATTACGATAAAAGAACCAACATTAAGATTAGTTAATTGAAGAAAATGGTATTTCATATTGAGGTCGAGATATGCACCCGTACGTTAGTCATTGGCAGGCGGTAATATTAATGTGTTTTGTGTTTACAGAGAGCGGCTGGACAAAGCAAAGACATGGTCGTTATCGCCAACGCTTCAAAATTGGGTGGTGCTCTTATCGGAGTTCTCGCGGACGAGACACGCCAATTGCCTCCAATTGCTTTACTGTCGCAAATTGGAGACAAACTAGACGAAATAGGGACGCTCACACATTCTTTGATAACCCTTGACAGATAGAAGAGTTGTCCCGTTTTACTATCAACCCCACTCCATGTGCACTTACACACCTTTCAAATATCTACGGTATGTTATTAACAATTTAAAGTTTATCTTCGCTTTCAGGATAGCGTTCTCTCAAAACTTCGCAATCGTGTTTTGTATTGTCATGCTGCCTTCATTCTTTAGATAAGTTTGTTCTTCTTTCACATTGGAGACGATATTTTCTACCTAAACCGAATAATCTACGTTAATTATTAAATCTGTATACTTCACTAAAACGcggaaaatgaaaacaaatatcattCCGGATATCTACctgtcaaaattatttacaaGGGGATAAAATTAAAGTCGCGGTTGATCCCCTTGTGCTACCAATGGTCTTAAGGACAAACCTCGGACAAAGCCTCTAAGCCGGTAACGAGTGAAACGCGATTTGTTGAACTACTCTACCTAATCACTCAATTGTTGGATTTGAGGACTTgtcaattaattacttttctggGGCCGCTTAAATAGGGAGTTTTGACACCCCAATGCGAGTCAAAACAACTCCACGTGGACATAAATGCATTCTCACGACAGGTTCTCTccgttgtttgtatatatatattatcttaaaTAAACATATGGTGTTTTCAGAAACCTTAGTTAAGTATGGACTGTTTACTATATAGTGTGAATTTGTATATATTCATTGATATGTACAATAGTTATACGTTTATAAAACCacaaacaatataattatatataaatacacttacctgtaattacGGGTACCACTGAGCTAATTGCTATAACCACCTGGACACACCTGTTATAAcaggaaagaaaaaaagaaaaagaattagATACATTTTTCACAAGACATAGAAACGTTTCCATACGACAATATTTCGCTTACACTGAgatatatacgtccttggtttcCATACGACAATATTTCGCTTACACTTTTCCTTgtctatatcaaaatataaagacATGGTCTATATTTCATTACAATGTCATTGTCTATCAATGTCATTGTCTATATTTTCGTTATAGACAATATAtctgaaattatatataaaagtcaaatatgaaatatattgaaCAGAAAGACGGATGATTTCTAGCTGTTCTTTTCCATAAAATTTTACCATGAATATTATTGAAGTTAATGTATGTTTGCatcttaaaaacaacaacaataatagGTACATAGACCAATGGAATCATTCTACAAGTTTTTCATTTATCAATCAATTAATGGGTTGAATCGTTGAAAGCCAGTTTAGGCTTCTGGTAAAGATACATAGCGGTTAGTGTTTA
This portion of the Argopecten irradians isolate NY chromosome 6, Ai_NY, whole genome shotgun sequence genome encodes:
- the LOC138325779 gene encoding uncharacterized protein produces the protein MDFKNALIMCVQVVIAISSVVPVITGTHKNRVSTKTRQHGRAKHLNEVNSPHSQDNVIVKGPSLVENVAETSHAKVKNCCRNGGRCILNSFCHCPKNFYGRYCQYEYKNRSCGELKSGHFIRSDCDLCRCFDGFMYCIPRIYPGCENEGFVDHTKKIDPFKGKDIEIIPDKIDQQSMNLRTSDIEKDYAYYYDYEGTEKNTAARITGSYVKLTILLPTIAFCIISMLL